In Pirellulales bacterium, the following are encoded in one genomic region:
- a CDS encoding efflux RND transporter permease subunit, translating to MGISDICIRRPVFTWVLVASPVVLGILSYFRLGVDLFPNVDFPVCAVTTTLPGASAEEMETSVTKPIEDVINTVSGVDAIRSVSSEGMSIVTVQFLLSKNGDVGTQEVRDKVSSVLSQLPKGTEKPIVDRFETDAMPIMTIAISGKRDLREITEMARKQIKEQLETVSGVGLATIVGGRTRAMNVTVDTDKLVAYKLSIDDVQAALERQNIEVPGGHIEQGPREMVVRTLGRLTNATEFNNIIIANRGGYPIRIKDVGAAVDSVEEPRSLARLDGQPAVSVMVQKQSGTNVVKVTDDVKAKLNRVRATLPSDVQIEVTRDQSRFVKKSIEEVKFHLLLAAGLVSATILLFIRDWRTTIIATLAIPTSIVPTFAFMYYMGFTLNNITMLGLILAIGIVIDDAVVVHENIFRHMEEHGLNGMEAARIGTREIVLPVMATSLSLVVIFLPLAFMGGVVGRFFSSYGLTVAFAIVMSLFVSFTLTPMLCSRFLKLEPGEEGHAKSKSGFIWRFIDGAYGLILRGSLRAKWLVVVVTILVVLSTVPIGRIMGLALIPRDDQSEYEVHVITPEGYALERTDKVMSELEARLWKLPGTVHVFTTIGSTNRSAKGQGSVTEGTIYVRMEELKDRDYSQFAIQQQARKLLADYPDLRASVNDVSPFQGGGRAQVFQVEMHGPDLEGLAKYSDELIERLRQKGGLSDLDTTLALRKPELQVVVDREAASDLGISVGTIADSLRILVGGMPVSTFRDGGEQYDVWLRAQPSDRSSVQDLYGLSVSSPRVGAVSLSNLARLDEQRGPSQIERKDRQRLVTVLANPDGIALGEAVTRSREVLEEMNLPPAYSFNFGGQAETLAETGYYLIIAFVLSILFMYLILSAQFESWSQPIAILMALPVTIPFGLLSLVLARTPMDIYAMFGLFMLVGIVKKNGILQIDATNQLRERGMPRHEAVIEANHTRLRPILMTTVMLVAAMVPIALGTGPGSGARASMAKVIIGGQSFSLLLALIVTPVFYVLLDSFGNFLHRIGIRFSVEQTPSKRPEHDSPPTPAKPAPEHDEMTEESLV from the coding sequence ATGGGCATCTCGGACATTTGCATTCGCCGACCGGTTTTCACCTGGGTGCTCGTCGCCTCGCCGGTGGTGCTCGGCATCTTGTCGTACTTCCGGCTGGGCGTCGATCTCTTTCCGAATGTCGACTTTCCGGTCTGCGCCGTCACCACCACGCTGCCGGGCGCCAGTGCCGAGGAAATGGAAACCTCGGTCACCAAGCCCATCGAGGACGTGATCAACACCGTCTCGGGTGTCGACGCGATCCGTTCGGTCAGCTCCGAGGGTATGTCGATCGTCACCGTGCAGTTCCTGCTCTCGAAGAACGGGGACGTGGGCACCCAGGAAGTGCGCGACAAAGTCAGCTCGGTGCTTTCGCAGCTTCCGAAGGGGACCGAAAAGCCGATCGTCGACCGCTTCGAGACCGACGCCATGCCGATCATGACGATTGCCATCTCGGGCAAGCGCGACTTGCGCGAAATCACGGAAATGGCGCGCAAGCAGATCAAGGAGCAGTTGGAGACCGTCAGCGGCGTCGGCCTGGCCACGATCGTCGGCGGCCGTACCCGGGCCATGAACGTCACGGTCGACACCGATAAGCTTGTAGCGTACAAGCTGTCGATCGATGACGTGCAAGCAGCGCTCGAGCGGCAGAACATCGAAGTGCCCGGTGGTCATATCGAACAAGGCCCGCGCGAGATGGTCGTGCGCACGCTGGGCCGGCTCACCAACGCCACTGAGTTCAACAACATCATCATCGCCAACCGGGGCGGTTACCCGATCCGCATCAAAGATGTGGGCGCGGCCGTCGATTCGGTCGAGGAACCACGCTCGCTGGCCCGGCTCGACGGGCAGCCGGCCGTCAGCGTCATGGTGCAAAAGCAGTCGGGCACGAACGTCGTCAAGGTGACCGACGACGTCAAAGCCAAGCTCAATCGCGTCCGCGCCACGTTGCCGTCGGACGTACAGATCGAAGTCACCCGCGACCAGTCGCGGTTCGTCAAGAAATCGATCGAAGAGGTCAAATTCCACTTGCTGTTGGCCGCGGGCCTGGTGTCGGCCACGATCCTGCTCTTCATTCGCGACTGGCGCACCACGATCATCGCCACGTTGGCGATTCCCACGTCGATCGTGCCGACCTTCGCGTTCATGTATTACATGGGCTTTACGCTCAACAACATCACCATGCTCGGCCTGATCCTGGCCATCGGCATCGTCATCGATGATGCCGTGGTGGTGCATGAAAACATCTTCCGCCACATGGAAGAGCACGGCCTGAACGGCATGGAAGCGGCCCGCATTGGCACGCGCGAGATCGTTCTGCCGGTCATGGCCACCAGTCTGTCGCTCGTCGTGATCTTTCTGCCACTGGCGTTCATGGGCGGCGTGGTCGGGCGATTTTTCAGTAGCTATGGCCTGACCGTGGCGTTTGCCATCGTCATGAGCCTGTTCGTCTCATTCACGCTCACGCCCATGCTGTGCAGTCGCTTCCTTAAGCTCGAGCCGGGCGAGGAAGGGCACGCCAAGAGCAAGTCGGGCTTCATCTGGCGGTTCATCGACGGCGCCTACGGGCTGATCTTGCGCGGTTCGCTCCGTGCCAAGTGGCTGGTCGTCGTCGTCACGATCCTGGTCGTACTGAGCACGGTGCCCATCGGCCGGATCATGGGACTGGCGCTCATTCCCCGCGACGATCAGAGCGAATACGAAGTCCACGTCATCACGCCCGAGGGTTATGCCCTGGAGCGCACCGACAAAGTGATGAGCGAGCTGGAAGCGAGGTTGTGGAAACTGCCCGGCACGGTACACGTCTTTACGACCATCGGCAGCACCAACCGCAGCGCCAAAGGGCAAGGGAGCGTCACCGAGGGTACGATCTACGTCCGAATGGAAGAGCTAAAGGATCGCGACTATTCGCAATTCGCGATCCAGCAACAGGCACGCAAACTGTTGGCCGACTATCCCGACCTGAGGGCGAGCGTCAACGACGTTTCGCCCTTCCAAGGGGGCGGAAGGGCCCAGGTGTTTCAGGTCGAAATGCACGGTCCCGATCTGGAGGGGCTGGCGAAATACTCAGACGAACTGATCGAACGACTGCGCCAGAAGGGTGGTTTGTCGGATCTCGACACGACGCTCGCACTACGAAAGCCGGAGTTGCAAGTCGTGGTCGATCGCGAGGCGGCCAGCGACCTGGGCATTTCGGTCGGCACGATTGCCGATTCGCTGCGAATTCTCGTGGGCGGCATGCCCGTCTCCACCTTCCGCGACGGCGGCGAGCAATACGACGTCTGGCTGCGGGCGCAACCAAGCGACCGCTCGAGCGTGCAGGATCTGTACGGACTGTCGGTATCTTCGCCCAGGGTTGGCGCGGTGTCCCTCTCGAACCTGGCGCGACTCGACGAACAGCGCGGGCCAAGCCAGATCGAACGCAAGGATCGGCAGCGGCTCGTGACGGTGCTCGCCAATCCCGACGGTATCGCGCTCGGTGAAGCCGTGACGCGAAGTCGCGAAGTCCTCGAAGAAATGAACCTGCCGCCGGCCTATTCGTTTAATTTCGGCGGACAGGCCGAGACCTTGGCCGAGACGGGCTATTACCTGATCATCGCCTTCGTGCTGTCGATTCTGTTCATGTATCTGATCCTCTCGGCGCAATTCGAGAGTTGGTCGCAACCGATTGCCATTCTGATGGCCTTGCCCGTAACGATTCCGTTCGGCCTGTTGTCGCTGGTGCTCGCGCGAACGCCGATGGACATTTACGCGATGTTCGGCCTCTTTATGTTGGTGGGCATCGTCAAGAAAAACGGCATTTTGCAGATCGACGCGACGAATCAACTGCGCGAGCGCGGCATGCCCCGGCACGAGGCCGTGATCGAGGCGAATCACACCCGCTTGCGGCCGATTCTCATGACCACGGTCATGCTCGTGGCGGCCATGGTGCCGATCGCGCTGGGTACCGGCCCGGGCTCGGGCGCGCGGGCCAGCATGGCCAAGGTGATTATCGGTGGCCAGTCGTTCTCGCTATTGCTCGCGCTGATCGTCAC